AATCTTGACGCTTACAGCGGCATTTATGGACAAAATGTTCTCAGCCTTTCTTCCTCGGTGCAAGAACACATTGAAGCCCAAACTCAGGAAGTAGAAAATTGGTTGAAAACTTGCGCGCAAACCGTGCAAGAGGAGGGGCTAGAAGTTGAATATTCCTGGCGCATTGGCGATCCGAGTAGTTGGATTCGGGAAATGGCGAAAACTTCTGATGCGGATCTAGTGATTTTAGGACGACGGGGACGAAGAGGACTTGCAGAAGTTTTCTTGGGTAGCGTGAGTAATCATGTGGTTCATTACGCCCCTTGTTCTGTGCTTGTGGTGCAAGGAAAAGATGTTGCCGCTGCGCAAGAGTCTTAGATTGTTACAATAGAAAGAAAACCTAATTGTTGTTTAAACTGAGGAAACCGAATGACTGCGTCAATTATCAATCAACAAAAATCAGGGCAAGACGCTTCCCTTTCTCTCCATTATTTGGGCGATCGCGCACTGCGTCAGTCTACGAAGCGGATTAATAAAATTAATCAATCGGTGCGGGATTTAGCCCAAGAAATGCTGCAAACCATGTACGCCGAACAAGGGATTGGTTTAGCCGCCCCGCAGGTGGGAGTGAATAAACAAATGCTGGTGATTGATTGCGACCCCAATAATACCGCAACGCCACCGCTCATTCTCATTAATCCCGAAATTAAAAGTTACAGTAAAGAACTCGCCACCGGAGAAGAAGGATGTTTAAGCATCCCTGGGGTTTTCCTGGATGTAATGCGTCCCGAAGCAGTAGAAGTGAAATATAAAGATGAATACGGTCGTCCCCAAAAAATGCAAGCGAGCGGATTACTGGCAAGGGTGATTCAACATGAATTAGACCATCTCCACGGTGTCCTATTTGTTGATCGTGTGCCCAATGATCTAGTCTTAACAGAAGCTCTCAATAAACAAGGCTTTTCTGTGCAAGCAGTTAAATCAATCTCATCTTAAATGCAAAGGAGTGAAAGCGTGCTACTGACCCCAAAAAGCGGTTTATTTTTAATGGTTTCTTGTGTGGCAGCGATCGCGGCTGTCGGCTCAGTATTTGAATTATCTTACGGTCATCCTCGCTATGGTGTCTTTATGACATCTATTATTCTGAGCGGTAGCATTCCCCTTACCGGGGCAGCCCTTTGGGCAGCGGTTAAAGATGCTCGTGCCAATTTAAAGTAGTCAATAACAGTTCTAAAAAAAGGGGGTAGCAATAACTGCCACCTCCTTAATTTCTTGCTGAAAAATGAGTTCTCAGGAAAAATTATCTTTAAATTAAGCAGGAACTGCTTTTTTCGGATTGGCTGCTAATTCGCCACTGGCATATTTAGCGGCATAAACATCTAAGGTTTCTTGCTTGATCTTGGTGGCATTGCCAGCCGTACCAAACGCTTCATAACGCTCAGCACAAACTTGTTTCATGTACTTGATGGAAGGTTTGAGGAAATGACGGGGGTCGAAGTTAGCGGGGTCTTTCATCGCTGCTTCCCGAATAGCGGCAGTAATGGCTAAACGGTTATCTGTATCGATGTTGACCTTACGAACACCACTCTTGATGCCTTTTTGAATCTCTTCAATCGGAACACCGTAAGTTTCAGGAATTTGTCCACCATACTGGTTAATCATATCTAACCATTCTTGAGGAACAGAGGAAGAACCATGCATGACTAAGTGGGTATTGGGCAGACGGCGGTTAATTTCTTGAATCCGGTCGATCGCGAGAATTTCACCGGTGGGTTTACGGGTAAATTTATAAGCACCATGGCTCGTCCCAATCGCCACCGCCAGCGCATCCACCTGAGTCCGCTCAACAAATTCCACGGCTTCGTCAGGGTCAGTTAATAATTGCTCACGGCTTAAAACCCCTTCTGCACCGTGACCATCTTCTTTATCCCCTTTTCCGGTTTCGAGAGACCCTAAGCAACCGAGTTCTCCTTCAACACTGACGCCAACCGCATGAGCGACTTTGACGACTTCTGCCGTCACACTGGCATTATATTCAAAGCTAGCGGGAGTTTTGGCATCTTCTTCTAAAGAACCATCCATCATCACACTGGTAAAACCGTTACGGATTGCGGAGTAGCAGGTCGCGGGGCCATTTCCGTGATCCTGGTGCATCGCAATGGGGATGTGGGGATAGGTTTCGACTGCAGCTGTGATTAAATGACGCAGGAAATTTTCCCCTGCATATTTACGCGCACCGCGAGAGGCTTGCAGAATAACTGGGCTATTGGTTTCGTCCGCAGCCTGCATAATGGATTGGATTTGCTCCATATTATTGACGTTATAGGCAGGGATACCGTAACCGTTTTCTGCTGCGTGATCCAGTAATAACCGCATCGGGACAAGCGCCATAGTCTTCCTCCTATTGAGTTTTCTCTATAATTTTAATCGAAAAACTTCAAAAAAATTTATCTTTTGTTTTTTAATCTTAAGATAAATTTCAAAATTTGACGAATTGATACTCATTCTACATCCCCTTTGGGTTAGAAGCAAAACCCCATCAAAAGGGAGAGACGGCTAAATGCAAAGAATTAGCGTTAGCGCGTGAGTCAAAAACAAAATTTTAAGAGATTTTAAGAAACGAGATTGGCTACAACTTAAGGCAGAGGCTATTCTCTAACCCAAGACTTAGAATGAAAAACGAGTAACCCGTAAGGTCTCTACCTTTCTTCAGACTTTTTTAATTTTTGCCATTTTCCCTTTGACAAGTATTTCCTGTAAATGAGAAGGTATGGCAGAGAAGTAAATATTAATAAAATAAACGTCATCAGGAGCAGTTTATATGAATCAATACGCAGCAGAACTTCGACAGACCGCGCAAGCGATGGTAGCTCCGAATCAAGGGGTGCTGGCGATGGATGAGAGCAACGGCACCTGCAACAAGCGGTTTCGGAAAGAAGGAATTGAAGAAACAGAAGAAATGCGTCGTCAATATCGGGAGTTAATCCTGACGACACCCAAATTAGGCAATTATATTAGTGGTGCCATTCTCTACGATGAAACCATCCGTCAGAAAAAAGAAGATGGTACACCTTTCACTCAGGTGATGAGAGATAATGATGTCATTATTGGCATTAAAGTGGATAAAGGTGCGAAAGATTTAGCCGGTCATCCGGGTGAAAAAGTAACGGAAGGATTAGATGGGCTGCGCGATCGCATCGCAGAATACTATCAAATGGGTGCTCGTTTCGCGAAATGGCGGGCTGTCATCACCATTGGTGATGGTATTCCCACTCGCGGTTGCATTGAAGCCAATGCTCATGCTTTAGCCCGTTATGCTGCTTTATGCCAAGAAGGTGGCTTAGTACCCATTGTTGAGCCAGAAGTGCTCATCGATGGCGACCATACCATTGAGCGTTGCTACGAAGTGACAGATGAAACCCTACGCACTGTCTTTAGCGAGCTACGGACACAGAATGTTGCGTTTGACCAAATGATTCTCAAGCCCAGCATGGTCATTTCCGGGAAACAGTGTCCGCAACAAGCCAACCCACAAGGGGTGGCGGAAAAAACAATTAAGTGTCTGCGCGATAATGTTCCCGCTTCTGTTCCTGGTATTGCCTTCTTGTCTGGTGGACAAACCCCTGAACAAGCCGCTGAACACCTGCACTTAATGAACTCTGAACCACTTAAATCCCAATGCCCTTGGCGTGTCACTTTCTCCTATGCTCGCGCGATTCAGCAGCCCGCACTGGAACATTGGAAAGGACAAACCAATAATGTTGCGGAAGCGCAAAAACTTTTACAACACCGTGCCCAGTGCAATAGCGCCGCTAGCATGGGCAGCTACTCCGCAGAGATGGAAAAACAACCTGCCATGGCTTAATTGATCAAACGAGTAAAGCCAGATTACGAACAATAATTAGTTTATAGTAGGGTGGGCAAAGCTCACTCTACTATTTTTATGGAAAATTTGATGGGAATGGGTGCAACAGAACAACGAGCGGAATATGGTTTGGCACTACATACCACTAGTCCTCAACTCGGACTTGCTTTGAGTAATTTTCAGGGAGATCACAGGATGCGCACTTGGGATTTAGATCGCGATTTATCCAGCCATCTCCATGTTCTCTTACAAGAATTTCTTGTTCCTCAAACTTGGTCTGATTTAATGTTTATTGCCGTTGCTAGAGGACCTGGCAGTTTTACCGGTACTCGGATTGGTGTAGCAACGGCTCGTACTTTAGCCCAACAGCTCAATCTTTCGTTGTTTGCCATTTCTACTTTAGCGGGAGTGGTTGCCAATGAACGGGAAAATAATCCCAATCAATTTTCTGATTCTGATTTGATGGCGGTGCAAATTCCCGCGCGTCGACAACAATTGTTTGTGGGCATTTATCAAGTGAGTGTAACTGGGTTAACTCCTTATCTATCAGATACGACAATGACAGAACCTGATTGGGAAATGACATTAAGAAATTTAGATCAGCCGTATCAGTTAGTGAAAGCAGAAGCCAACCAATTAGGAAAAACGGTTTCCAGTCTCCTCAACTTAGCTTATGAAGAATGGCAACAAGGGAAATCTCCTGGCGTAGCAGAAGCAACCCCTTTCTATGGACAAAGTCCCGTTTAAAGATTAATCGAGAAGCCAACTCGTTCCGCATCATTTCATTTTCTAGCTGACAAATCTAGAGACTCTGAGGATCAACGTCAACTCAGCAGTCGCTGCGATCGCGAGCCAGAATAACAACTCTAGCAGCGATCGCGCTTTTAATCTTGACTCGACTGTTCTAACCAAGTGAGCAAATCTTCAAGGGAAGTAAAATCCAGCAGCGCTTCGGCTAAAGATTCGGTCTGTTCAAGGTTCAGTTGCTCAATCTGGGTTTGTATGTTTTGGGGAATCTCTCCAAAGCAACGGGAAAGTGCGCGACTGGATCAGGTCATCCCCTCTAAACTGTTGGATTTCATCTTCCCCACCAACTAAACTACAGACAGATTAGGATCGCTATAGGAAAGGTAGATTAAACAGGACTAGGGTAAAGTAATGACAATCAAAGAGTTGATCCAAGCTGAATTAGAGCGTGTTCCAGAAGAGCAGTTAGAGCAAGTTTATAACTTGATCAGAGAATTCAATAAAAAGACAAATGAAGAGGCTTCGGACTGGGATAGCTTAGGAAATTTGTTGGAAGAGTGCAAGGTGGAAACAGGGATTTCTGATCTCTCTTATCAGCATGATCACTATTTGCATGGAACACCGAAGCAGGAAGAAGTTTAGTGAATGAAGTTTTTGTCGATACGGCAGCTTGGTTAGCCTTACTCAATAAATCAGACAGTTTTCATCCAAAGGCGAAGGATGTTGAGAAATCTCTGCAAGCCAATAGACGTTTATGGGTAACAACCGATTTCATTCTAATTGAAGTAGCTGATGCTCTATGTAGTGTCTCTCAGCGTTCTCAAACTGCTAAGTTGATTAAGAATTTAAAGAGGCTGAAATCTGTGTTGGTCGTGGCGTTAGATCCAGAATTACTCGAACAAGGTTTAGCCTTATATGAATCGAGACTTGATAAAGATTGGGGGTTAACTGACTGTATTAGCTTTGTCGTGATGCAACAGAGAGGAATTACGGAAGCATTTACGTCTGATCGGCATTTTGAGCAAGCGGGTTTTATCCGTTTGATGAAGCCTTAAATCTTCGACAAAGACTAGACTAGATAAAAACGTTTGAAAGCTTTGGCACAAAGTCGAGGAATCAGTGTTAATAAGCTTATGGAAGAACTTTCGACGATCGCGCTGACTGAATTTGATGCTCACACCCGTTTTCAAGTAATGGCAGCTAGAGGGAATTCTGAAGAAGGATTGAAATTGCTGGACAAACTTGATTACCTCACGAATCAGAAAAACGAATCAAATTCATCCTGAATAATATAGAAAAGTCAGTGCGATCGCGTGATGGGGTCAGACCAAGAATGACGCGATAACCCCCAAGAGGAGAACTTGATCTCGGCGCTGTTATCAACTAGAGACTTAAAGCAGAAAACCTTACTTGCTTTGAGACGTATTAATCGGCTCCCATGCTGTGATTGTAGAGTGCGATCGCGCTTTTAATCTTGACTCGACTGTTCTAACCAAGTGAGCAAATCTTCAAGGGAAGTAAAATCCAGCAGCGCTTCGGCTAAAGATTCGGTCTGTTCAAGGTTCAGTTGCTCAATCTGGGTTTGTATGTTTTGGGGAATCTCTCCAAAGCAACGGGAAAGTTGTCGCAGTACCAGTGATTGAAATCAAGTTTTATTTGCGCTTCCAAAAGAATAATTGGATGATTGGGATTATCTGATTGTGGAAACATTAACCCATCAGTGCGAAAGCTGAATGCTTTGACTTCTTGGGCGCGAAACTCATACTCACAAGGAGGGATTTCTCCCATCAACTCAAACGCGATCGCGGGAGAAGTCTGAAAAATTTGATACAAGATATGATCGGTTCTAGTAGGTTGATTTTACTTAATCAACAGCGTGATTCCTACGGCTCGGTGTCCGATTTACGCGCTTCGTAAGCTCTCCCTGTGGATAAGGTAGAAAAGTCGGCGCGAACTCCTCCTCAAAAAAACTTGGTTGTTCGCATCGGTGAAGAACACAGATTATGTAGAGTCTGCTATCTTAAGAAATTTCGCCAACTTAATTATTGTGATTTTGAAGGCGATATTTTATGATTAAGGATAGTCGCTTGTGGCATAACTAAAAAAGTCTCAGAACAACTTGAGATTATTGATCAATTTGTTTTTACTTGCAACCGCTAGATTCTATTGGGGATCAGTACCCACCCTCCTATTTTAAAGAGTAAAAAAAGTAAAATGCAATGGGATATAACAAAGGAGATCGTTACGAAAAAAAATTTTTGAAATCTTACAAAAGAAAAATTTGTTATCTCCAGAAGCAAAGCGCGGTGGAAGTAGTAGCAAGCCTGATCTGATTTTTTTGCATCAATCACGTGCCAGTTTCCTAGAAGTCAAACTTGATCTCAAAGCAGACTATGGACAAAAAATGTTGAAATGGGAGAACGGAGTTTGGTCTTGGTGTCGTCATGATTCCGTCACTCAGCTATATTCACATTTGAAAATTTTAGATCATATTAACAATAAAAAAATTATTCCCAATCGCTATACAATCCGAAAAGAAGCAATTACTCAAGCCCAAAAAACAGAAGATCAGCAGCAATTTGAAGATCAACACGAAATTGATATTAATGCCCTTTATCAATACTACACCAATAGAAATTGTTACTATATTCAAATTGGAGGTTATGGTTTCTATCATTTAGAACAAGATATCCTGAATTTAGGAACACCCCAATTTAAGTGTAA
This genomic interval from Cyanobacteria bacterium GSL.Bin1 contains the following:
- a CDS encoding universal stress protein gives rise to the protein MTYRKILVALDQSSQAEAILKQAIAIAKPHQAKLILFHALMFDGRNLDAYSGIYGQNVLSLSSSVQEHIEAQTQEVENWLKTCAQTVQEEGLEVEYSWRIGDPSSWIREMAKTSDADLVILGRRGRRGLAEVFLGSVSNHVVHYAPCSVLVVQGKDVAAAQES
- the def gene encoding peptide deformylase gives rise to the protein MTASIINQQKSGQDASLSLHYLGDRALRQSTKRINKINQSVRDLAQEMLQTMYAEQGIGLAAPQVGVNKQMLVIDCDPNNTATPPLILINPEIKSYSKELATGEEGCLSIPGVFLDVMRPEAVEVKYKDEYGRPQKMQASGLLARVIQHELDHLHGVLFVDRVPNDLVLTEALNKQGFSVQAVKSISS
- the fba gene encoding fructose-bisphosphate aldolase class II translates to MALVPMRLLLDHAAENGYGIPAYNVNNMEQIQSIMQAADETNSPVILQASRGARKYAGENFLRHLITAAVETYPHIPIAMHQDHGNGPATCYSAIRNGFTSVMMDGSLEEDAKTPASFEYNASVTAEVVKVAHAVGVSVEGELGCLGSLETGKGDKEDGHGAEGVLSREQLLTDPDEAVEFVERTQVDALAVAIGTSHGAYKFTRKPTGEILAIDRIQEINRRLPNTHLVMHGSSSVPQEWLDMINQYGGQIPETYGVPIEEIQKGIKSGVRKVNIDTDNRLAITAAIREAAMKDPANFDPRHFLKPSIKYMKQVCAERYEAFGTAGNATKIKQETLDVYAAKYASGELAANPKKAVPA
- a CDS encoding fructose-bisphosphate aldolase class I, whose amino-acid sequence is MNQYAAELRQTAQAMVAPNQGVLAMDESNGTCNKRFRKEGIEETEEMRRQYRELILTTPKLGNYISGAILYDETIRQKKEDGTPFTQVMRDNDVIIGIKVDKGAKDLAGHPGEKVTEGLDGLRDRIAEYYQMGARFAKWRAVITIGDGIPTRGCIEANAHALARYAALCQEGGLVPIVEPEVLIDGDHTIERCYEVTDETLRTVFSELRTQNVAFDQMILKPSMVISGKQCPQQANPQGVAEKTIKCLRDNVPASVPGIAFLSGGQTPEQAAEHLHLMNSEPLKSQCPWRVTFSYARAIQQPALEHWKGQTNNVAEAQKLLQHRAQCNSAASMGSYSAEMEKQPAMA
- the tsaB gene encoding tRNA (adenosine(37)-N6)-threonylcarbamoyltransferase complex dimerization subunit type 1 TsaB, with amino-acid sequence MGATEQRAEYGLALHTTSPQLGLALSNFQGDHRMRTWDLDRDLSSHLHVLLQEFLVPQTWSDLMFIAVARGPGSFTGTRIGVATARTLAQQLNLSLFAISTLAGVVANERENNPNQFSDSDLMAVQIPARRQQLFVGIYQVSVTGLTPYLSDTTMTEPDWEMTLRNLDQPYQLVKAEANQLGKTVSSLLNLAYEEWQQGKSPGVAEATPFYGQSPV
- a CDS encoding DUF4351 domain-containing protein, coding for MPQNIQTQIEQLNLEQTESLAEALLDFTSLEDLLTWLEQSSQD
- a CDS encoding PIN domain-containing protein produces the protein MNEVFVDTAAWLALLNKSDSFHPKAKDVEKSLQANRRLWVTTDFILIEVADALCSVSQRSQTAKLIKNLKRLKSVLVVALDPELLEQGLALYESRLDKDWGLTDCISFVVMQQRGITEAFTSDRHFEQAGFIRLMKP
- a CDS encoding toxin-antitoxin system HicB family antitoxin, which encodes MKALAQSRGISVNKLMEELSTIALTEFDAHTRFQVMAARGNSEEGLKLLDKLDYLTNQKNESNSS
- a CDS encoding DUF4351 domain-containing protein: MVLRQLSRCFGEIPQNIQTQIEQLNLEQTESLAEALLDFTSLEDLLTWLEQSSQD
- a CDS encoding DUF2887 domain-containing protein, with the protein product MYQIFQTSPAIAFELMGEIPPCEYEFRAQEVKAFSFRTDGLMFPQSDNPNHPIILLEAQIKLDFNHWYCDNFPVALERFPKTYKPRLSN